From a region of the Alkalihalobacillus sp. TS-13 genome:
- a CDS encoding beta-ketoacyl synthase N-terminal-like domain-containing protein → MDFSPIAITGQGCVFPGAFTPEQFWHGVKEKKDFITGGDESDFRLTPHLMNKLETDRQFHHRGGYIRGFEHIFRPEGFAIDSEQLLKWDPFVLWTLYAAQEAMRDAGLGDVLDSLRAGVIFGNLSVPSRSLSQFAEGVWYNKVKPDPRNRFMSGVPAQIIAQALGLKGGGFAIDAACASSLYAIKLACDRLQDGSADVMLAGAVNGADPLILHTVFKGFQAISPSGQSRPFHKAADGLIPSEGAGFIVLKRLDDAKKAGDRILGVIRGIGLSNDGGKRGLLAPSREGQLLAMKRAYAASGISPSSISLIECHATGTPLGDPTEISSMSKTFLNMDDLPIGSVKSNIGHLVTAAGMSGVFKVLGAMKDKIRPATIHLNNKENVTDVSMFRVLTEAEPWEVKSTRMAAINSFGFGGVNAHMIVEEWAGQAHTSTFSVSSNSPKGKLAVVGVGLTVGEMQGKRDFIELLFNKKTFGKKMKFVKLPKKDLRFPPKDLEHTLPQQILILSTASEALNEVNQWDSERTSVLIGTQCDPEVARYTAALRSGENYNLVTAEAIGCIPNLCANRINHQYKFSGASFTVSNEENSGLRAIELASHSLLAREIDMAVVGAVDLCCEPIHQQAAAKFLPSKKRQASDAAVVMVLKRLEDAVREKDTIYAVLPHDNETRNESEVSLGDLTPLFGHAHAASGLLHFASAVLCCHYKMLPRILNGIEMQPWFPFTQCRTITLRCGEITTAIQEHKVSTSSFINGPVPKLYVYAGASREEVLLTARENREKETGTFRLAIIAKDEAERNKRRSEAEQFLRKNEHVSGVTKIGKGIFYSEKPIAGEMGFLFTGGAACYRMMGKELLAAFPELAVKMQKRIGNLGKFTEWIYGQQSEPDVLDKLMATSFYTQIQALFSQEILGLEPQAVIGLSAGESNGLFALDVWSDWTRMYHDVRGMIAELSDEYRVLQKAWGQQQPKWTNWRIIAPVEQVQAALAEEPLVHQTIIHTKNDCIIGGDRSACERVVEKIGVHLGIPLNFDFVIHCPEVNEVRDQWRNIHCRPVNDKRGIRFYTVDTYSYYEPDQQRCADALLGMATKMVDYPRLIEKAYEDGVRIFIEHGPRDLCSQWVREILGDREHVVIPLDRPGIPFIQHLFEIFAQFAVCDITVPYKSISDRLISGSRQGEYFERLSFNAHFPVKEEMEVPTSGHQILEEPLSLPKMSERSVDSKWPKNNIERWMLTREVVLDYYKRITRAHQEFIVSMGELNRKYIQTQQHANATVFKSLNGIAISATRRKEGKKPIFTRRDLEIFASGQISDVFGERFKQQDHYTRQVRLPQPPLLLIDRILSMEGKAGSLNGGSIYSETNVTENSWYLHQGYMPIGIMIEAGQANNLLISWLGIDFENRGKRVYRFLGGDVKFYDSLPKSGDTLTYHTTIDKHVKHGDTRLFIFHYDCYVNGKKRLSIHNAKAGFFTDEELAATQLLTQEQLVPVPRPNAKLDHPIVPWVSRSFSNQQVIQFSQGDAYGCFGKGFESTRTHICTPTIQSGKMMIIEEVPCFDPRGGPSGSGYLQAEKKIRPDDWFFSCHFKNDPLMPGTLMLEGCLQAMSFYMAAMGFTLDKDGYRFELIPEKTYQLQFIKQITPTCRTIVFEVFVEEIQGGAYPKLYSTVTISVDGTKAFYCRRLGLRLVWN, encoded by the coding sequence ATGGATTTTTCACCCATAGCGATTACTGGACAAGGTTGCGTGTTTCCTGGAGCTTTTACCCCAGAACAATTTTGGCACGGGGTAAAAGAGAAGAAGGATTTCATTACCGGCGGAGATGAATCCGATTTTCGATTAACTCCCCATTTGATGAATAAACTTGAGACCGACCGGCAATTTCATCACCGTGGGGGATACATACGGGGATTTGAACACATCTTTCGTCCAGAAGGATTCGCTATTGATTCCGAACAATTGCTGAAATGGGATCCGTTTGTATTATGGACGCTGTATGCGGCTCAGGAAGCGATGCGAGATGCCGGGCTGGGTGATGTACTTGATTCTCTGAGAGCCGGGGTCATCTTCGGTAACTTATCGGTGCCTTCCCGGTCATTGTCACAATTTGCGGAAGGTGTTTGGTATAACAAGGTGAAGCCTGATCCTCGAAATCGTTTCATGTCCGGGGTGCCTGCACAAATTATCGCTCAGGCTCTGGGACTGAAGGGCGGCGGCTTTGCTATCGATGCGGCTTGTGCTTCTTCTCTTTATGCCATTAAACTGGCATGTGATCGTCTTCAGGACGGCTCAGCGGATGTCATGTTGGCGGGGGCGGTGAATGGAGCCGATCCGCTCATTTTACATACAGTATTTAAAGGGTTTCAAGCAATTAGTCCTAGCGGTCAGAGCCGTCCTTTTCATAAAGCGGCGGATGGTCTCATTCCATCAGAGGGGGCAGGGTTTATCGTACTCAAACGTCTCGACGATGCAAAAAAGGCGGGAGATCGGATTTTAGGAGTCATACGGGGAATTGGTTTATCCAATGACGGAGGTAAACGAGGATTGCTTGCTCCCTCCCGGGAAGGCCAACTTCTTGCCATGAAAAGAGCATACGCGGCATCTGGAATATCACCTTCATCAATTTCGTTGATTGAATGCCATGCCACGGGAACACCCTTGGGAGACCCTACTGAAATTTCTTCCATGAGTAAGACTTTTTTGAATATGGATGATCTCCCGATCGGTTCTGTGAAATCCAATATCGGACATCTTGTAACAGCAGCTGGAATGAGCGGGGTATTCAAGGTTTTGGGAGCAATGAAGGATAAAATTCGTCCGGCAACGATTCATTTGAATAATAAGGAAAACGTTACAGATGTTTCAATGTTCCGTGTCCTAACCGAAGCAGAACCTTGGGAAGTGAAAAGCACTCGCATGGCAGCCATAAACTCCTTTGGGTTCGGAGGAGTCAACGCCCATATGATCGTGGAAGAATGGGCGGGACAAGCTCATACCTCTACATTTTCCGTCTCGAGCAACTCCCCCAAAGGGAAGCTTGCCGTGGTTGGTGTGGGGCTGACTGTCGGCGAGATGCAAGGGAAGCGAGATTTTATCGAACTATTATTCAACAAAAAAACGTTTGGAAAAAAAATGAAGTTCGTAAAACTTCCGAAAAAAGACCTTCGGTTCCCCCCTAAAGACCTAGAGCATACATTACCGCAGCAGATTCTGATTCTCAGTACGGCGAGTGAAGCATTGAATGAAGTCAATCAATGGGATTCGGAGAGGACAAGTGTTCTAATCGGAACGCAGTGCGACCCGGAAGTTGCGCGTTATACGGCGGCACTCAGGTCTGGAGAGAATTACAACTTGGTAACGGCGGAAGCTATTGGTTGTATTCCGAATCTTTGCGCCAATCGAATAAACCATCAATACAAATTTTCAGGCGCCAGTTTTACGGTGTCAAACGAAGAAAACTCAGGTTTAAGAGCAATTGAACTTGCGAGTCACTCTCTGCTAGCAAGGGAAATCGATATGGCTGTCGTAGGTGCTGTGGATCTATGCTGCGAACCCATTCATCAACAGGCGGCAGCAAAGTTTCTTCCTTCAAAAAAGCGGCAAGCGTCTGATGCCGCTGTCGTCATGGTTCTTAAACGGCTGGAAGATGCGGTTCGCGAAAAAGACACCATCTATGCAGTTCTCCCGCACGATAACGAAACCCGCAACGAATCGGAGGTTTCGTTGGGCGATTTGACGCCTTTATTTGGTCATGCCCATGCCGCATCGGGATTATTGCATTTTGCTTCTGCCGTCCTTTGCTGCCATTATAAGATGCTTCCCCGAATCTTGAACGGAATCGAGATGCAACCGTGGTTTCCATTCACACAATGCCGGACGATAACGCTCCGTTGCGGAGAGATTACCACAGCCATCCAAGAACATAAGGTATCCACCAGTTCCTTCATAAATGGTCCAGTTCCAAAGCTTTATGTCTATGCCGGAGCTAGCCGTGAAGAAGTACTACTTACCGCAAGGGAAAACAGGGAAAAGGAAACAGGTACGTTTCGATTAGCCATCATTGCCAAAGATGAAGCCGAACGAAACAAGCGACGGAGTGAAGCGGAACAATTTCTTCGCAAGAATGAACATGTTTCAGGCGTTACCAAAATAGGGAAAGGAATTTTTTATAGCGAGAAACCGATAGCAGGTGAGATGGGTTTTCTCTTTACGGGTGGTGCCGCGTGCTACCGCATGATGGGGAAAGAGCTGCTTGCGGCTTTCCCTGAACTTGCCGTAAAAATGCAAAAACGAATTGGCAATCTGGGAAAATTTACGGAATGGATATACGGACAACAGTCAGAACCAGACGTGTTAGACAAGTTGATGGCCACCTCCTTTTATACTCAAATTCAGGCTCTTTTCTCTCAAGAGATTCTCGGGTTGGAGCCACAAGCGGTAATCGGATTGTCCGCCGGGGAATCTAACGGGTTGTTTGCTTTGGATGTATGGTCAGATTGGACGAGAATGTATCACGATGTTAGAGGGATGATCGCTGAATTAAGCGATGAATATCGAGTTTTACAGAAAGCTTGGGGACAACAGCAGCCTAAATGGACCAATTGGCGAATCATTGCCCCAGTGGAACAAGTACAAGCCGCATTGGCAGAAGAACCGCTTGTACATCAGACGATTATTCACACGAAGAATGATTGTATAATTGGAGGAGATAGAAGCGCATGCGAACGAGTTGTTGAAAAGATCGGCGTCCATCTCGGAATTCCGCTTAATTTTGATTTCGTCATTCACTGCCCGGAAGTAAACGAAGTTAGGGACCAGTGGAGAAACATTCATTGCCGTCCGGTAAACGATAAGAGAGGGATACGTTTCTATACGGTCGACACCTATTCTTATTACGAGCCCGACCAACAACGTTGCGCCGACGCTTTACTAGGGATGGCGACAAAAATGGTCGATTATCCTCGATTAATAGAGAAAGCTTATGAAGACGGGGTACGCATCTTTATCGAACATGGCCCTCGGGACTTATGCAGCCAATGGGTTCGGGAGATATTAGGGGATCGGGAACATGTCGTAATTCCCCTTGATCGTCCCGGAATACCATTTATACAGCACCTTTTCGAGATTTTTGCTCAGTTTGCGGTTTGCGATATAACAGTACCGTATAAATCGATTTCCGACCGATTGATAAGTGGCTCTAGGCAGGGGGAATACTTTGAACGATTGAGCTTCAACGCTCATTTTCCAGTAAAGGAAGAGATGGAAGTCCCAACATCAGGTCATCAAATCCTGGAAGAGCCCCTCAGTCTTCCGAAGATGTCAGAGCGATCGGTCGACTCGAAATGGCCGAAGAACAATATTGAGCGTTGGATGCTCACTCGTGAGGTCGTATTGGACTACTATAAACGGATAACCCGGGCGCATCAAGAATTTATAGTTAGCATGGGAGAGTTAAACAGAAAGTATATTCAAACCCAACAGCATGCCAATGCTACCGTTTTTAAGTCTCTCAACGGGATTGCCATTTCCGCTACCCGACGGAAAGAAGGAAAGAAACCGATCTTTACTCGTCGGGACCTGGAGATTTTTGCATCAGGCCAGATCTCTGATGTATTTGGCGAACGATTCAAGCAGCAAGACCATTACACTAGGCAAGTGCGTTTGCCGCAACCTCCCCTGCTTCTTATAGATAGGATTTTATCGATGGAAGGAAAAGCGGGTTCCTTAAACGGTGGATCGATTTATTCCGAAACTAATGTAACAGAGAATTCATGGTATTTACATCAGGGGTACATGCCGATTGGAATTATGATTGAAGCTGGTCAGGCGAATAATTTGCTTATTTCATGGTTAGGAATCGATTTTGAAAATCGCGGGAAACGAGTTTATCGATTTTTGGGAGGTGATGTGAAATTCTATGATTCATTGCCGAAATCTGGGGATACACTGACTTATCATACCACGATAGACAAACATGTAAAACATGGAGATACTCGCCTATTCATCTTTCACTATGACTGTTATGTGAACGGTAAAAAACGGTTAAGCATTCACAATGCAAAAGCCGGATTTTTTACTGATGAAGAATTGGCTGCCACCCAATTATTGACACAGGAACAATTAGTTCCAGTTCCACGCCCTAATGCAAAATTAGATCACCCTATCGTGCCTTGGGTATCTCGTTCTTTCTCAAATCAACAAGTGATTCAATTTTCCCAAGGTGATGCTTACGGTTGTTTTGGTAAAGGTTTTGAATCAACACGAACACACATATGTACACCTACAATTCAATCCGGAAAAATGATGATCATCGAGGAAGTACCTTGTTTCGATCCTAGGGGCGGACCATCAGGAAGTGGATACCTCCAAGCGGAGAAAAAGATTAGGCCAGACGATTGGTTTTTTTCTTGCCATTTTAAAAATGATCCACTTATGCCTGGAACGTTGATGTTAGAAGGTTGTCTGCAGGCCATGTCCTTTTATATGGCAGCCATGGGATTCACTTTGGACAAAGATGGGTATCGATTTGAATTGATTCCGGAAAAAACATATCAATTGCAGTTTATCAAACAAATTACTCCCACCTGCCGGACAATCGTTTTTGAAGTGTTCGTGGAAGAAATACAAGGAGGTGCATATCCGAAGCTATATTCAACCGTAACGATTAGCGTGGATGGAACGAAAGCTTTTTATTGTCGAAGATTGGGTCTCAGGTTAGTATGGAATTGA
- a CDS encoding PfaD family polyunsaturated fatty acid/polyketide biosynthesis protein, which produces MNSSSLHHIGYWTPREELPAFEAKDIAEQIVNIREPIHIIFNERSGYLGISRGGELSKKPTSYPLLATLPAMYPEWLGDREFLGVHKTRFPYITGEMANGIATTRMVIAMAKAGMIGFFGSAGLSPQHIEQAIEELEAALSEHRLSWGMNLIHSPNEPILEEAIVDLYIRRGVSRVSASAFMGVTPNIVRYACHGLYRDSSGRIRRTNHLFAKISRPEVARQFMSPAPSAPVAALVQQGKLTRQEAELSQFIPLSEDITVEADSGGHTDNRSLTTLFPTIVGLRDELLRTYSYNRSIRIGAAGGIATPGSAAAAFALGAAYIVTGSINQACVESGLSAEGKQALAEADLADVIMAPSADMFEQGVKVQVLKRGTMFSSRGLQLYELYRKYRSLEEIPADQIAKLERDIFKASLQQIWLETEQFFMKRDPSQLERAKNDPKHRMALIFRWYLGNASRWAIQGVTERKMDYQVWCGPSMGAFNAWTANSFLAEPSKRNVVQVALNLMEGAAIIARAQQLRTYGVPVPAKAFHIEPRILSV; this is translated from the coding sequence ATGAACAGTTCAAGTCTGCATCATATCGGTTATTGGACCCCTAGGGAAGAACTGCCCGCATTTGAGGCAAAGGATATCGCGGAACAAATAGTGAATATCCGTGAACCGATTCATATTATTTTTAATGAACGTTCAGGATACCTTGGGATCTCCCGCGGGGGGGAATTGAGCAAGAAACCGACTTCTTACCCGCTTCTTGCCACATTACCGGCGATGTATCCGGAATGGTTGGGGGATCGCGAATTTCTCGGCGTGCATAAGACTAGGTTTCCATATATTACAGGAGAAATGGCCAACGGCATCGCGACCACACGCATGGTCATTGCAATGGCAAAAGCCGGTATGATAGGATTTTTCGGTTCAGCCGGGCTTTCTCCACAGCATATTGAACAGGCAATTGAGGAGCTGGAGGCAGCGCTCTCCGAGCATCGTTTATCTTGGGGCATGAATTTGATTCATAGTCCAAATGAACCGATATTAGAAGAAGCGATTGTGGATCTTTACATACGTCGGGGAGTGAGCAGGGTTTCCGCCTCGGCTTTCATGGGGGTAACGCCTAATATAGTGAGATATGCCTGCCACGGACTTTATCGCGATTCGTCGGGACGAATTAGACGAACAAACCACTTGTTCGCGAAGATATCGAGGCCAGAAGTAGCCAGGCAGTTTATGTCCCCGGCACCGTCGGCGCCGGTCGCTGCTCTTGTTCAACAGGGAAAATTGACGCGGCAGGAGGCCGAGTTGTCCCAGTTTATTCCTCTTTCGGAAGATATAACCGTTGAGGCCGATTCCGGAGGCCATACCGACAATCGTTCATTGACGACCTTGTTCCCTACAATAGTAGGGTTACGAGACGAATTGTTGCGAACATACTCATACAATCGATCTATTCGAATCGGTGCTGCGGGAGGCATCGCCACTCCCGGTAGTGCTGCGGCTGCCTTTGCTCTTGGTGCGGCCTATATCGTCACCGGATCAATCAATCAGGCATGTGTCGAGTCCGGTTTGTCAGCGGAGGGCAAACAAGCATTGGCTGAAGCGGACCTTGCCGATGTTATCATGGCGCCTTCGGCGGACATGTTTGAGCAAGGCGTGAAAGTACAGGTTTTAAAAAGGGGAACGATGTTCAGCTCTCGAGGTCTTCAACTGTATGAATTGTACCGAAAGTATAGGTCCTTGGAGGAAATCCCAGCTGATCAAATCGCAAAATTGGAGCGGGACATTTTTAAAGCCTCTCTTCAACAAATTTGGTTGGAAACCGAACAATTTTTCATGAAGCGCGATCCGTCTCAGCTTGAAAGGGCCAAAAATGATCCGAAACATCGCATGGCGTTAATTTTCAGATGGTATTTGGGAAATGCAAGCCGTTGGGCGATCCAGGGTGTTACCGAGAGGAAAATGGATTACCAAGTCTGGTGCGGACCTTCGATGGGAGCGTTTAATGCATGGACGGCCAATTCATTTCTTGCAGAACCATCAAAACGGAATGTGGTTCAAGTGGCTCTTAACCTGATGGAAGGGGCAGCGATCATTGCACGTGCCCAGCAGCTAAGGACTTATGGGGTTCCTGTGCCGGCAAAAGCCTTTCATATTGAACCGCGAATTCTGAGCGTTTGA
- a CDS encoding alpha/beta-type small acid-soluble spore protein, with the protein MAQRNNNQLLVQGAQAAIDQMKSEIASEFGVQLGPDTASRQNGSVGGEITKRLVQMAQQQMGGTR; encoded by the coding sequence ATGGCACAAAGAAACAATAATCAATTATTAGTCCAAGGTGCTCAAGCAGCAATCGACCAAATGAAATCTGAAATTGCAAGTGAGTTTGGTGTCCAACTCGGACCAGACACAGCTTCTCGACAAAATGGATCTGTCGGTGGGGAGATTACAAAGCGTCTCGTTCAAATGGCTCAGCAACAAATGGGCGGAACCAGATAA
- a CDS encoding 4'-phosphopantetheinyl transferase superfamily protein, which translates to MVISAVQQVKLQDDDVDLICSQLNEERNRKIQSFLRPEDVCCALIGDVLSRVLLCIYLNTPMHLLSIKRTVNGKPYTTNADCYFNISHSGEWIVCGVYDKPLGIDVEQIRTIDVNIAKRYFSPTEAESLFKRAQQERLQYFFELWTLKESYIKMLGTGFNMPFNSFSVQVHSNKKEYIGTPKGKAFKFKQYPIDPAYKMAVCSVTDACFPKHVNVYSWNDLFESFRSLLY; encoded by the coding sequence GTGGTCATATCTGCGGTTCAGCAAGTAAAGTTGCAAGATGACGATGTAGATCTAATATGTTCACAGCTTAATGAAGAAAGAAACAGAAAAATTCAATCGTTTTTACGCCCAGAGGACGTTTGCTGCGCTCTAATTGGTGATGTTCTCTCTCGCGTACTTTTGTGCATATATTTAAATACACCAATGCACCTTTTGTCAATCAAACGAACGGTTAATGGAAAACCATACACGACAAATGCCGACTGCTATTTTAATATCTCTCATTCAGGGGAATGGATTGTTTGTGGCGTTTACGATAAACCGTTAGGAATAGATGTGGAACAAATTCGAACCATAGATGTGAATATTGCGAAGCGTTATTTCTCTCCCACGGAGGCAGAGAGTCTGTTTAAACGCGCGCAGCAGGAACGATTGCAATACTTTTTTGAGTTATGGACTTTAAAAGAAAGTTATATCAAAATGCTTGGTACAGGGTTCAACATGCCTTTTAATTCCTTCTCCGTTCAGGTCCATTCAAATAAAAAGGAATACATTGGAACCCCAAAAGGCAAAGCATTTAAATTTAAACAGTACCCCATCGATCCGGCATATAAAATGGCCGTTTGTTCAGTTACAGATGCATGTTTTCCGAAACATGTGAACGTTTACAGTTGGAACGATTTGTTTGAAAGTTTCCGATCGCTTTTGTACTAG
- a CDS encoding SDR family NAD(P)-dependent oxidoreductase translates to MNGFALSGLIGVKGCIAIIDEGTGIAEYTAKKLKKRGIDAEATASLREGAGGVIYLGGLKKIGSIEEALDINREAFRMARTFVNTKSPGSSFFVTVQDTSGDFGLSGQSEQQAWLSGLTGLAKTANLEWEDTQSKALDIERGKRSAEEIAELIVTELFHGGSELEVGIPERGERVTLSVRESALGQVERYIEDDSVLVVSGGAKGVTAEALVALAQKAKLRFVLLGRSVIRQEPPFCEGLNTDAELKAVLLAESKKTGKAWTPAELTKQVRSIMSTREIKETIRRLEKAGSFARYISLDVQELKGLEKVFNQVRQEWGPISGIVHGAGLLADRLIAEKTDEQFERVFQTKVSGLWNLLYVTRNDPIHLICLFSSIAARTGNYGQCDYAMANEILNKVAATEASRRGSDCIVKSFNWGPWDGGMVTSELKGHFEQRGIPLLPPHEGAAFFAEELLKGSQDDIEIVATGGRSGIVSGREWKMDVLVDQGTYPFLRDHSFGDTPLIPIVLVLDWFVKAARSCCPDLYLSGCHDLKVLKGIRLEEWGTKTYLFTAKVKETYQSGTTVLNLSLQDEHGVTYYTARADMVSSTAGTTVTVPEIQLQPSEDDAVADMYREHLFHGPEFQAIDKLHGFSQEGVSAELLRIAHMHWGSAYLPSTLLDPLTFDGGLQLVYLWGLRYLGKITLPTRIESFIPVTDWKGSVPVSCYVRSKAVGSFQSRSDIYFLTQERNICSILYGVEMYSFEI, encoded by the coding sequence ATGAACGGATTTGCTTTATCCGGTTTAATCGGGGTTAAAGGATGCATAGCCATTATCGACGAGGGAACGGGGATAGCAGAATATACAGCGAAGAAGTTGAAGAAGCGAGGGATCGACGCTGAAGCGACAGCCTCTCTTCGTGAAGGGGCGGGCGGAGTGATCTATTTGGGCGGCTTGAAAAAAATCGGGTCCATCGAAGAGGCGCTTGACATCAATCGCGAGGCGTTTCGCATGGCACGCACATTTGTGAACACAAAATCACCGGGCAGCAGCTTCTTCGTTACCGTTCAGGATACGAGCGGCGACTTCGGACTGTCGGGACAATCGGAGCAGCAAGCTTGGCTGTCAGGTTTAACGGGATTGGCGAAAACGGCAAATCTGGAATGGGAAGATACGCAATCGAAAGCGCTTGACATTGAGCGAGGAAAACGATCCGCAGAAGAGATTGCCGAGTTAATTGTAACAGAATTGTTCCATGGCGGCAGCGAGTTGGAAGTTGGTATCCCCGAGAGGGGAGAGAGAGTCACATTAAGCGTGAGGGAATCCGCTCTCGGTCAAGTCGAACGGTACATCGAAGACGATTCCGTTCTTGTCGTGTCGGGAGGAGCCAAGGGAGTTACGGCTGAAGCGTTGGTGGCGTTGGCGCAAAAAGCGAAGCTGCGATTCGTTCTTCTCGGTCGATCCGTGATTCGCCAAGAACCCCCTTTTTGCGAGGGGTTGAACACGGACGCCGAGTTAAAAGCCGTCTTGTTGGCCGAAAGCAAGAAGACGGGCAAGGCATGGACTCCTGCTGAATTGACAAAACAAGTCCGGTCGATTATGTCTACCAGAGAAATTAAGGAAACGATCCGGAGGTTGGAAAAGGCGGGATCTTTCGCGCGATATATTTCGTTGGACGTCCAGGAACTCAAAGGGTTGGAGAAAGTATTCAATCAGGTGCGGCAAGAATGGGGGCCGATATCGGGCATTGTTCACGGGGCCGGTCTATTGGCAGACAGGCTTATTGCGGAAAAGACGGACGAGCAGTTTGAACGTGTGTTTCAAACGAAGGTAAGCGGTTTATGGAATTTGCTCTATGTCACTCGAAACGATCCTATTCACTTGATATGCCTGTTTTCCTCGATAGCGGCACGCACCGGAAATTACGGTCAATGCGATTACGCAATGGCCAATGAGATACTGAACAAAGTGGCAGCAACGGAAGCCTCACGAAGAGGCAGTGATTGTATCGTGAAATCTTTCAACTGGGGACCGTGGGACGGCGGAATGGTTACGTCGGAGCTCAAAGGTCATTTTGAACAACGGGGCATTCCGTTGCTACCGCCGCATGAGGGAGCTGCATTTTTTGCGGAGGAATTGTTGAAAGGATCGCAGGATGATATCGAAATTGTTGCCACCGGAGGAAGATCAGGTATCGTATCGGGCAGAGAATGGAAGATGGATGTATTGGTCGACCAGGGTACTTACCCATTTTTACGGGACCATTCATTCGGAGATACTCCGTTGATCCCTATTGTACTTGTGTTAGATTGGTTCGTGAAAGCGGCCCGATCCTGTTGTCCTGATTTGTATCTCTCCGGCTGCCATGATTTGAAAGTGTTAAAAGGCATTCGGCTGGAAGAATGGGGAACGAAAACATACCTTTTTACCGCTAAGGTCAAAGAAACGTACCAGTCAGGGACAACCGTTCTCAACTTGAGTCTGCAGGATGAACATGGCGTAACGTATTATACGGCACGTGCAGATATGGTTTCTTCGACTGCCGGGACTACCGTAACCGTACCAGAAATACAATTGCAACCGTCAGAAGATGATGCGGTTGCAGACATGTATCGGGAGCATCTGTTTCACGGTCCCGAATTTCAGGCGATTGATAAACTGCACGGTTTTTCGCAGGAAGGAGTATCCGCTGAACTTTTAAGAATTGCGCATATGCATTGGGGGAGTGCTTACCTACCCAGCACGCTGCTTGATCCATTAACTTTTGACGGTGGGCTTCAGCTCGTTTATTTGTGGGGATTACGTTATCTAGGAAAAATAACACTTCCGACAAGGATTGAATCTTTTATTCCGGTAACAGATTGGAAGGGATCAGTACCTGTTTCATGTTATGTTCGAAGTAAAGCGGTGGGTAGTTTCCAGAGCCGATCGGATATCTATTTTTTAACACAGGAAAGAAATATTTGTTCCATTCTGTATGGGGTGGAGATGTACTCGTTCGAAATTTAA